From a region of the Lactuca sativa cultivar Salinas chromosome 4, Lsat_Salinas_v11, whole genome shotgun sequence genome:
- the LOC111893607 gene encoding uncharacterized mitochondrial protein AtMg00810-like: MAFGYKISADPIGESVDKKTYQGMIGSLTYLTASRPAIVFTTSLCARYQANPKVSHLNAVKQIFRHLKGSKALGLWYLEGNNFSLQAFTDADHAGCRLDQKSTFGGCQFIGGRLVSWSSRK; this comes from the coding sequence ATGGCCTTTGGATACAAGATCTCTGCCGATCCTATCGGAGAGTCAGTTGATAAAAAAACTTATCAAGGAATGATTGGTTCGTTGACGTACTTAACAGCAAGTAGACCAGCCATTGTGTTCACTACAAGTTTATGTGCTCGATACCAGGCTAACCCTAAAGTATCACATTTGAACGCAGTCAAGCAAATCTTCAGACACCTTAAGGGAAGCAAAGCTCTAGGCCTATGGTACCTAGAAGGAAATAACTTCAGCCTTCAAGCCttcaccgatgcggatcatgctgGATGTAGATTAGATCAAAAGAGTACTTTTGGTGGTTGCCAATTTATAGGAGGAAGATTAGTCAGCTGGTCTTCAAGGAAGTAG